From Flavobacterium arcticum, the proteins below share one genomic window:
- a CDS encoding NAD(P)-dependent oxidoreductase, which produces MKFGIIKERKSPPDRRVVFTPEKLAAIAENYPDTLVKAEVSDIRIFKDEEYIAAGVKVDADMTDCDVLIGVKEVPVEALIPNKKYFFFSHTIKKQPYNQKLLQAILDKNIELYDHETIVDAKNKRLIGFGRYAGNVGAYNTLRAFGVKYELYNLPKAETLPDRDTLIVKLKRMVLPPVKIVLTGKGKVAMGAKEMLDGMKMKQVNVNDYLTKNYDEPVYVQLDVLDYNRRKDGEVKNNIDFYNNPAEYESNFERFTKVSDIFITGHFFGNGSPDILTREMLKASSNKIKVVGDVSCDIGGPIACTLRASTIADPIYGYNPSTNEEIDFYNPSAIVVMAVDNLPCELPRDASVGFAEMFYDKVIPAFFNGDKDGILARAKITENGKLTERFKYLKGYVEEK; this is translated from the coding sequence ATGAAATTCGGTATTATAAAAGAACGAAAAAGCCCACCTGACAGAAGGGTGGTTTTTACACCTGAAAAGCTAGCAGCTATTGCAGAGAATTATCCTGATACGTTAGTAAAAGCTGAAGTGTCGGATATAAGAATATTTAAGGATGAAGAGTATATAGCAGCAGGTGTAAAGGTTGATGCCGATATGACTGATTGTGATGTGCTTATTGGTGTTAAAGAAGTGCCTGTTGAGGCGCTTATACCTAATAAAAAGTATTTCTTCTTTTCGCATACTATTAAAAAACAGCCTTATAATCAAAAGTTGCTACAAGCAATACTTGATAAAAATATTGAGCTATATGACCATGAAACAATAGTTGATGCAAAAAACAAACGACTTATTGGTTTTGGGCGCTATGCTGGTAATGTAGGAGCTTATAATACATTAAGAGCTTTTGGAGTAAAGTATGAATTATACAACTTGCCTAAAGCAGAAACATTACCCGATAGAGACACGCTAATAGTTAAACTAAAGCGTATGGTTTTACCTCCTGTAAAAATAGTACTTACAGGTAAAGGTAAAGTAGCGATGGGAGCTAAGGAGATGCTAGATGGTATGAAAATGAAGCAAGTAAATGTAAATGATTACCTTACTAAGAATTATGATGAGCCTGTATATGTACAACTAGATGTTTTAGATTATAACAGGCGTAAGGATGGCGAAGTAAAAAACAACATTGACTTCTATAATAACCCTGCCGAGTATGAGTCTAACTTTGAAAGATTTACTAAGGTGTCAGATATCTTTATTACAGGACATTTCTTTGGTAATGGTTCGCCAGATATATTAACTCGCGAAATGCTAAAAGCTAGTAGTAATAAAATAAAAGTTGTTGGCGATGTATCATGTGATATAGGAGGACCAATAGCTTGTACACTTCGGGCTTCTACCATTGCAGACCCTATATATGGTTATAATCCATCTACAAATGAAGAGATTGATTTTTATAACCCGTCAGCTATAGTAGTAATGGCAGTTGATAATTTACCTTGTGAATTGCCTCGTGATGCGAGTGTTGGTTTTGCCGAGATGTTTTATGATAAGGTAATCCCTGCATTTTTTAACGGAGATAAAGATGGTATTTTAGCGCGAGCCAAAATAACAGAAAACGGAAAACTTACCGAACGTTTTAAATACCTAAAAGGGTATGTTGAAGAAAAATAA